In Corynebacterium matruchotii, a single genomic region encodes these proteins:
- the argF gene encoding ornithine carbamoyltransferase translates to MTTNVRHFLADDHLTPAEQAEVLTMAAELKHARFASQPLKGPQSVAVLFDKTSTRTRFSFATGIAELGGNAIVVESGKTQMGKGETYQDTGALLSRMVSLIVWRTFAHQNLWDMAETSQVPIINALCDSFHPCQVLADLQTIIENLCPKQGPSGLRGHKAVYLGDGCNNMANSYMLGFATAGLDISIIAPADFQPEPYFVERARTRAAETGATITVTSDINQVAGADVVITDTWVSMGMENDGLDRRTPFLPYQVNDEIMSKANKNAIFMHCLPAYRGSEVTASVIDGPQSVVFDEAENRLHAQKALMTWLLWNQPKPNK, encoded by the coding sequence ATGACTACTAATGTGCGGCATTTTCTCGCCGACGACCACCTCACCCCCGCCGAACAGGCCGAAGTGCTCACCATGGCCGCGGAGCTCAAGCATGCGCGATTTGCCTCACAGCCGTTGAAAGGGCCGCAATCTGTGGCGGTGCTCTTTGATAAAACCTCTACACGCACCCGATTTAGCTTTGCGACGGGCATCGCCGAGCTCGGCGGTAACGCCATCGTGGTCGAATCCGGCAAAACCCAAATGGGCAAAGGCGAGACCTACCAGGACACCGGGGCGCTCCTGTCGCGCATGGTATCGCTTATTGTGTGGCGCACCTTCGCCCATCAAAACCTGTGGGACATGGCCGAAACCTCGCAAGTGCCTATCATTAACGCGCTGTGCGATAGTTTCCACCCCTGTCAGGTGCTTGCCGACTTGCAAACTATTATCGAAAATTTATGCCCCAAACAGGGGCCTAGTGGGCTTCGGGGGCATAAAGCGGTATACCTGGGCGATGGTTGCAATAATATGGCCAATTCCTACATGTTGGGCTTCGCTACCGCGGGCCTGGACATCAGTATTATCGCTCCCGCCGATTTCCAACCGGAACCCTATTTTGTGGAACGAGCTCGCACTCGGGCCGCGGAAACCGGTGCTACCATTACCGTCACTAGTGACATTAACCAGGTAGCCGGTGCCGACGTGGTCATCACGGATACCTGGGTATCCATGGGCATGGAAAATGACGGTCTGGATCGGCGTACCCCATTCTTGCCCTACCAGGTAAACGATGAAATAATGAGTAAAGCTAATAAAAACGCCATCTTTATGCATTGTTTACCGGCATATCGTGGTAGTGAAGTCACTGCCTCGGTGATTGACGGCCCACAATCCGTAGTTTTCGACGAAGCCGAAAACCGGCTCCACGCCCAAAAGGCTTTGATGACGTGGCTACTGTGGAATCAGCCTAAACCAAATAAATAA
- a CDS encoding acetylornithine transaminase, giving the protein MPTWPDVIMNTYGTPAITLVSGAGAEVTDSEGRTHIDLLAGIAVNALGHGHPAVVQAVSEQIATLGHVSNLYASQPVIDVAAGLIDRFGDPDARVFFCNSGTEANEAAFKIARATGRSRILAAEHGFHGRTMGALALTGQPDKRKKFEPMPAGVEYYTYGDIESFPPLDDDVAAIFLEPIQGETGVVPAPDGFLAQVRQLCDEHGILMICDEVQTGVGRTGEFFAFQHDNVRPDVVTMAKGLGGGLPMGACIAAGQAAKLFQPGDHGCTFGGNPVTCAAARVVLDVVDKQFLAEVTRKGELLRQELLKLPQVESVRGRGLMLGVVLREPVAKQAVAEAPNYGILMNAPQPHVVRLTPPLIISDDQITQAVARFADLLKGVSHDDY; this is encoded by the coding sequence ATGCCAACCTGGCCTGACGTAATAATGAACACCTATGGCACCCCGGCCATCACCCTGGTCAGCGGTGCCGGTGCCGAGGTCACCGACTCCGAGGGGCGAACCCATATCGACCTGTTGGCGGGCATTGCGGTGAACGCCTTGGGGCACGGTCATCCGGCAGTAGTGCAGGCGGTATCCGAACAGATTGCCACCCTGGGGCATGTTTCCAACCTGTACGCCTCCCAGCCGGTCATTGATGTGGCTGCTGGTCTCATCGACCGGTTTGGCGACCCGGATGCCCGGGTGTTTTTCTGCAATTCCGGTACCGAGGCCAACGAGGCTGCGTTCAAAATCGCCCGTGCCACCGGCCGGAGTCGAATCCTTGCCGCTGAGCATGGGTTCCACGGTCGCACCATGGGGGCGCTGGCCCTCACTGGCCAGCCCGACAAGCGGAAAAAATTCGAGCCCATGCCCGCGGGCGTCGAATACTACACCTACGGCGACATTGAGAGCTTCCCACCGCTTGACGACGACGTGGCCGCCATCTTCCTGGAGCCCATTCAGGGCGAAACCGGCGTGGTACCCGCCCCCGATGGGTTCCTCGCCCAGGTGCGCCAGTTGTGCGACGAGCATGGCATCCTCATGATCTGCGACGAGGTGCAGACCGGGGTTGGTCGCACCGGTGAGTTCTTCGCTTTCCAACACGACAATGTTCGCCCCGACGTGGTCACCATGGCCAAGGGGCTCGGTGGTGGCCTCCCAATGGGGGCATGCATCGCCGCAGGCCAGGCCGCCAAGCTCTTCCAACCTGGGGACCACGGCTGTACCTTTGGTGGCAATCCGGTGACCTGTGCCGCTGCCCGAGTGGTCCTGGATGTCGTCGATAAGCAATTCCTGGCGGAGGTCACGCGCAAAGGGGAGCTGCTGCGTCAAGAACTACTCAAATTACCCCAGGTCGAGTCGGTGCGGGGTCGGGGATTGATGCTTGGGGTAGTGCTGCGGGAGCCCGTCGCAAAGCAAGCCGTGGCCGAGGCGCCGAATTACGGAATTCTCATGAATGCCCCGCAACCTCATGTAGTGCGACTCACACCACCGCTTATTATTAGTGATGACCAGATCACCCAAGCGGTAGCACGCTTCGCTGACCTTCTTAAAGGAGTTTCCCACGATGACTACTAA
- the argB gene encoding acetylglutamate kinase, protein MRYMTPQKRAQVLVEALPWLQHLNNKIVVVKYGGNAMIDNELKAAFAADMAFLRTVGVKPVVVHGGGPQITAMLDRLGLEGEFKGGFRVTTPEVMEVVRMVLFGQVGRDLVGLINNHGPYAVGTSGEDAGLFQAEKRLVEVDGKLTDIGLVGEIVNVDASSLMDIIDAGRIPVVSTIAPGFDDGEVYNINADTAAGALAVALGAERLLILTDVEGLYANWPDRTSLISQTSVSELAELLPQLDTGMIPKMESCLRAVEHGVRAAHVIDGRVGHSVLLELLTAGGIGTMVVPDDVVADPASPTIYRNEGDE, encoded by the coding sequence ATGAGGTATATGACCCCTCAAAAACGTGCACAAGTTCTGGTGGAAGCGTTGCCTTGGCTCCAGCATCTCAACAATAAGATCGTGGTAGTGAAGTACGGCGGCAATGCCATGATCGACAATGAGCTCAAGGCCGCCTTCGCCGCAGACATGGCGTTCCTGCGCACCGTCGGCGTGAAACCCGTGGTGGTGCACGGCGGCGGACCCCAAATCACCGCCATGCTGGACCGGTTAGGCCTCGAAGGGGAATTCAAGGGCGGTTTCCGGGTCACCACGCCGGAGGTCATGGAGGTTGTTCGCATGGTGCTATTCGGCCAGGTTGGCCGCGACCTGGTGGGGCTCATTAATAATCATGGCCCCTACGCGGTGGGCACCTCTGGGGAGGACGCCGGCCTGTTTCAGGCGGAAAAACGCCTGGTGGAGGTCGATGGGAAGCTCACCGACATCGGCCTGGTGGGCGAGATCGTAAATGTGGACGCCAGCAGCCTCATGGACATCATTGATGCCGGACGCATTCCCGTGGTCTCCACCATTGCCCCCGGCTTCGACGACGGCGAGGTGTATAACATCAACGCGGATACCGCCGCCGGTGCCCTGGCGGTTGCCCTGGGTGCCGAGCGGCTCCTGATCCTCACCGATGTTGAGGGGTTGTACGCCAATTGGCCGGACAGGACTTCGCTCATTTCCCAAACCTCCGTGAGCGAGCTGGCGGAGTTATTGCCACAGCTCGACACCGGAATGATTCCGAAAATGGAGTCCTGTCTGCGGGCGGTGGAGCATGGGGTTCGGGCGGCCCACGTGATTGACGGCCGGGTGGGTCATTCCGTGCTGCTGGAACTGCTTACCGCCGGCGGTATCGGCACCATGGTGGTGCCGGACGACGTGGTGGCCGACCCCGCCAGCCCCACGATTTATCGCAACGAAGGAGACGAATAA